The following coding sequences lie in one Arachis ipaensis cultivar K30076 chromosome B03, Araip1.1, whole genome shotgun sequence genomic window:
- the LOC107633459 gene encoding germin-like protein subfamily 1 member 17: MAPPLRKTSGRLVGKKKPNLNYSSRRIKRRLEPITVSIFLNSDDEDDTSNAIDGNLDGLEVSQKNEEENESNSTSDKAVSKSSSEDNDVNALSLSVTAAPTISLIVPSTKNLMAATSDKPTPKANANKLTVKREAKNRLDAALIKNEGQFAKASSMLDSSNASLQSLEEKMLSSHEAAKEARNFQTALQTEELELHPLISLNFIVAFLALASSFASTYDPSPLQDFSVAVNDSKSVGIFLNGKFCKDPNLVVVEDFFKHVDAGNTSNKLGSKVTPVSVNELFGLNTLSISLARIDFAAKGLNPPHIHLRGTEILIVIEGTLYIGFVSSNKNNGQNRLFTEVLNKGDVFVFPKGLAHFQLNVGYENTVAVAALSSQNAGVITIANAVFGSTPPISDQVLAKAFQVDKNTVDYLQKI; this comes from the exons ATGGCACCTCCTTTGAGAAAGACTTCTGGTAGACTTGTAGGAAAAAAGAAACCCAATTTGAATTACTCAAGCCGCCGGATAAAGAGAAGACTTGAACCAATTACAGTGTCAATATTTTTAAATAGTGATGACGAGGATGACACATCAAATGCAATCGATGGCAACCTTGACGGATTGGAGGTCTCTCAGAAAAATGAAGAGGAAAATGAAAGCAACTCGACTAGTGATAAAGCAGTAAGTAAATCCTCTTCGGAAGATAATGATGTTAATGCCCTTAGCCTCAGTG TCACTGCGGCTCCTACCATTTCTTTGATTGTGCCTAGCACTAAAAATTTAATGGCTGCCACATCTGACAAGCCTACACCTAAAGCTAATGCTAATAAG CTGACTGTCAAGAGAGAAGCAAAAAATAGGCTGGATGCTGCTTTGATAAAGAATGAGGGTCAATTTGCCAAAGCAAGTAGCATGCTTGACAGTAGCAATGCATCTTTACAGTCACTTGAAGAGAAGATGCTTTCCTCACATGAAGCTGCAAAAGAAGCCAGAAACTTCCAAACCGCTCTCCAAACTGAA GAATtggaacttcaccctctaatttcATTGAACTTCATTGTTGCGTTTTTGGCTTTGGCATCATCTTTTGCTTCTACCTATGATCCCAGCCCTCTTCAAGACTTTTCTGTGGCAGTTAATGATTCCAAATCTGTTGGTAT TTTTTTGAATGGAAAATTTTGCAAAGATCCTAATCTTGTGGTAGTTGAAGATTTCTTCAAACATGTTGATGCCGGAAACACTAGCAACAAACTTGGTTCAAAAGTTACTCCAGTTAGCGTTAACGAACTATTCGGACTGAACACATTAAGTATATCGTTAGCTCGTATAGACTTTGCAGCAAAAGGTTTAAACCCTCCTCACATTCACCTAAGAGGCACAGAGATCCTTATTGTTATTGAAGGTACTCTCTACATTGGATTTGTGAGTTCTAATAAAAACAATGGACAGAATCGTCTTTTCACTGAAGTgctaaacaagggtgatgtgtTTGTGTTTCCAAAGGGACTTGCTCACTTCCAATTGAATGTTGGTTATGAAAATACTGTTGCTGTTGCTGCTCTAAGCAGTCAAAATGCAGGGGTTATCACTATTGCTAACGCTGTTTTTGGGTCAACTCCACCTATTTCTGATCAAGTTTTAGCCAAAGCTTTTCAAGTTGACAAAAATACAGTTGATTATCTTCAAaagatttga